One stretch of Chryseobacterium indologenes DNA includes these proteins:
- a CDS encoding HlyD family secretion protein has protein sequence MHKNISVLIASLFLLGSCGKKNEKVKEPEGKTKKDVISFAPKVTGRILKIYVSEGQTVKKGDTLAQLDVPEVSAKIAQAQGAVSAATAQEQMAKNGATPDQLRQLKAKYKGLKEQYEFAQKSYKRANNMFRDSLMSPQAHDEVYAKLQGAKAQYDAVVAELDDVNRGTRFEKVEMAAGQASQAKGALQEANVAYSERYVIATNDMEIETISLNTGELATAGFALFNGYIPESTYFRFTVPESAISKYKKGQNVNMQVVYNKENLEGTVVYIKQLTRYADITTAYPDYQLQDAIYEIKVKPKDANKAKSLLVNANVILK, from the coding sequence ATGCATAAAAATATATCTGTACTCATTGCTTCTCTGTTTTTATTGGGAAGTTGTGGCAAAAAGAATGAAAAGGTAAAAGAACCCGAAGGAAAAACCAAAAAGGATGTCATCTCTTTTGCTCCAAAGGTTACCGGAAGAATTCTAAAAATATATGTCTCTGAGGGACAAACCGTAAAAAAGGGGGATACTCTTGCTCAACTTGATGTTCCGGAAGTGTCTGCAAAAATAGCCCAGGCTCAAGGCGCTGTGAGCGCGGCAACCGCGCAGGAACAGATGGCTAAAAATGGAGCTACACCTGATCAGCTGAGACAGCTTAAGGCAAAATATAAAGGACTGAAAGAGCAATATGAATTTGCGCAGAAGTCCTACAAGAGAGCCAACAATATGTTTCGTGACAGCTTAATGTCTCCACAGGCACATGACGAAGTTTACGCAAAGCTTCAGGGGGCAAAAGCTCAATATGATGCTGTAGTTGCAGAATTGGATGATGTGAACAGAGGGACCCGTTTCGAAAAGGTAGAAATGGCAGCCGGGCAGGCTTCCCAGGCTAAAGGTGCTTTACAGGAAGCGAATGTAGCGTATTCTGAAAGATATGTTATCGCTACCAATGATATGGAAATTGAAACCATAAGTTTGAATACGGGTGAATTGGCAACTGCGGGATTTGCTTTATTTAACGGATATATTCCTGAAAGTACATACTTTAGGTTTACCGTTCCTGAAAGTGCTATTTCAAAATATAAAAAGGGGCAGAATGTTAATATGCAGGTGGTTTACAACAAAGAAAACCTGGAGGGAACAGTAGTTTATATCAAACAACTTACAAGATATGCAGACATTACAACAGCTTACCCTGATTACCAATTACAGGATGCCATCTATGAGATAAAAGTAAAACCTAAAGATGCCAATAAGGCGAAAAGTCTATTGGTAAATGCTAATGTGATTCTGAAATAA
- the eco gene encoding serine protease inhibitor ecotin: MKFSKTLITGLVLMAGVSAFAQKKAEKFEKLQIEMFPKAKEGYKQVYIQLPVAKNENDLKVEVFVGAEKMLDCNNYSLMGEMKTQDLQGWGYNYYEVESKGETAGTLMACPGQKLSKKFVTLRPEIVRYNSKLPLVFYVPKDIEVRYRVLRPDNGMKKAVQK; this comes from the coding sequence ATGAAATTTTCAAAAACTTTAATTACTGGATTGGTATTGATGGCTGGGGTAAGTGCTTTCGCGCAAAAGAAAGCTGAAAAGTTTGAAAAACTACAGATTGAAATGTTCCCAAAAGCGAAAGAAGGATACAAACAAGTATATATTCAGCTTCCTGTAGCAAAAAATGAAAACGACTTAAAAGTGGAAGTTTTTGTGGGTGCTGAAAAAATGTTAGACTGCAACAATTACTCTTTAATGGGAGAAATGAAAACCCAGGATCTTCAGGGATGGGGATACAACTATTATGAAGTTGAATCCAAAGGAGAAACAGCTGGAACATTAATGGCTTGTCCTGGACAGAAGCTTTCTAAAAAGTTTGTTACTCTTAGACCGGAAATTGTAAGATACAACAGTAAACTGCCATTGGTATTCTATGTACCGAAAGACATCGAAGTTCGTTACAGAGTGTTAAGACCTGATAACGGAATGAAAAAAGCAGTTCAGAAGTAA
- a CDS encoding T9SS type A sorting domain-containing protein, whose amino-acid sequence MKKIILFTILIFLSKIVDISAQTSTITFENAANGSTTFTDNGYTFTIVSQAGTFRIQSNYPNTGWNGTANDNVYIDNTGTTNINSPSFSVKSSSSFKVSKFWVFLSNTSLNQSSSSGTLIITGKLNGVTKFSTTKTSGFNTTFNASTGSTGNFNGFTLIDLSNLNNQNYSNIIIDEIQLQSTGGYVYMCLDAFTWSKAPTLGTAEIPSQKKTSIYPNPSSGVFYMNLEKNSKISLYDQSGKLVKSTEAVKGDNKVDITELPDGIYLMKSESESYKIMKKN is encoded by the coding sequence ATGAAAAAAATTATCCTTTTTACCATTCTTATCTTTCTAAGTAAGATCGTAGACATCAGCGCACAAACAAGCACAATAACTTTCGAAAACGCAGCTAATGGCAGCACAACCTTTACCGATAATGGATATACCTTTACCATTGTCTCCCAGGCAGGTACTTTTAGAATTCAGTCCAATTATCCCAATACTGGCTGGAACGGAACTGCCAATGACAATGTCTATATCGATAACACCGGAACCACCAATATTAACTCTCCTTCTTTCAGTGTTAAGAGCAGTTCTTCGTTTAAAGTATCAAAATTTTGGGTATTCTTAAGCAACACTTCATTAAACCAATCTTCCTCATCGGGAACGTTGATCATTACAGGAAAATTAAATGGAGTTACAAAGTTTTCCACCACCAAAACTTCCGGTTTCAATACAACATTCAATGCTTCAACAGGAAGTACAGGCAATTTCAATGGATTTACCCTGATTGATCTTTCGAATCTTAATAATCAAAACTATAGTAATATAATTATTGACGAGATCCAACTGCAATCCACCGGCGGTTATGTTTATATGTGCCTGGATGCATTTACATGGTCAAAAGCGCCAACATTAGGAACTGCAGAAATCCCGTCCCAAAAGAAAACAAGTATATACCCGAACCCTTCTTCCGGAGTTTTCTACATGAATCTGGAAAAAAACAGTAAGATCTCTTTATATGATCAATCCGGAAAACTTGTAAAATCAACAGAAGCTGTTAAAGGTGACAATAAGGTTGATATTACAGAACTTCCTGATGGAATTTATCTGATGAAGTCTGAATCAGAAAGTTATAAAATTATGAAAAAGAATTAA
- a CDS encoding TolC family protein — protein sequence MKNNLLIFTFSFFAFPALGWAQSAPDFKELLDSAMVRDSNLKMQITQNKLTDLDEHKLKDIFLPTLELSGKAGYLNGTARLTSPEINLAPFINIAEGAFNNNFNVSGFSGVAKAEAKMLVYSGGKVKYLKKAVEEKKKSEDVLLEKSRDEVVASISRAYDQLALIHQSKKVLDESKKRLDINKKTADKALGYGLITPYDHKKIELAQATLNAKVVEYEGKKELLLTQLYILTGINKERLRMIDPTLSPVELLAAEKGIDQRAEVRALEHGIAAADYKIKAERTWMIPKVQLMASAYYIGLYGNHIKSSENIVPAVPILGYEGKKLDWSPNNVNIFPLITAGVGFKWEIFDGKEGKHAEETAKVGKEVLQNQKEDALKKLSLNLANNQTNYDIATAQITLKAKEKELAKSALTQAEKEFRYGMSKSSQLIDAENDLEVAELEYQNAIFNQRRAGIELMRATQELDITKFYLIP from the coding sequence ATGAAAAACAATTTATTGATTTTTACGTTTAGTTTTTTTGCTTTTCCTGCTTTGGGCTGGGCACAGTCTGCGCCGGATTTTAAAGAACTTCTGGATAGTGCAATGGTTCGGGACTCGAACCTGAAAATGCAGATTACCCAAAACAAACTTACCGATCTTGACGAACACAAGTTAAAAGATATCTTTCTTCCTACTTTGGAACTAAGTGGTAAAGCTGGTTACCTGAACGGAACAGCAAGACTGACGTCACCGGAAATTAATCTGGCTCCTTTTATCAATATCGCTGAAGGTGCTTTTAACAATAATTTCAATGTTTCAGGATTTTCAGGAGTTGCTAAGGCAGAAGCCAAGATGCTCGTGTATTCAGGTGGTAAAGTAAAATACCTGAAAAAGGCAGTTGAGGAAAAGAAAAAATCTGAAGATGTTCTGTTAGAGAAGTCCAGAGATGAAGTTGTGGCAAGTATTTCCAGAGCTTACGACCAATTAGCGTTGATTCATCAGTCTAAGAAGGTATTGGATGAAAGTAAAAAAAGACTGGATATTAACAAAAAGACAGCAGACAAAGCATTAGGCTATGGTCTTATTACTCCTTATGATCACAAAAAAATTGAGCTGGCTCAGGCTACTTTAAATGCAAAAGTGGTAGAATATGAAGGGAAAAAAGAACTGCTTCTTACTCAGCTTTATATTTTAACAGGGATTAATAAGGAACGATTAAGAATGATTGATCCAACCTTATCTCCTGTGGAGCTTCTTGCAGCAGAAAAAGGAATCGATCAGCGAGCTGAAGTTCGCGCCCTTGAGCATGGAATTGCTGCCGCAGATTATAAAATAAAAGCAGAAAGAACCTGGATGATTCCTAAAGTTCAGCTCATGGCTTCCGCTTATTACATCGGGCTATATGGAAATCATATTAAAAGCTCTGAAAATATAGTTCCTGCCGTTCCGATTCTTGGATATGAAGGGAAGAAGCTGGACTGGAGCCCTAATAATGTTAACATTTTCCCTTTAATCACCGCGGGAGTTGGTTTTAAGTGGGAGATTTTTGACGGAAAAGAGGGAAAGCATGCCGAAGAAACGGCAAAAGTAGGTAAAGAAGTATTGCAGAATCAGAAAGAAGATGCATTGAAAAAACTATCACTGAATTTGGCCAATAACCAGACCAATTATGATATCGCTACTGCACAGATTACTTTAAAAGCTAAAGAAAAAGAACTGGCTAAAAGTGCATTGACCCAGGCTGAAAAAGAATTCCGATACGGAATGAGTAAATCCTCACAGCTTATTGATGCCGAAAATGACCTTGAAGTGGCAGAACTGGAATATCAGAACGCGATTTTCAACCAAAGAAGAGCTGGAATAGAACTTATGAGAGCTACTCAGGAACTGGATATTACTAAATTTTATTTAATCCCTTAA
- a CDS encoding ABC transporter permease, giving the protein MKEFFRLLKREFKLFIGNSTLRTVFFLAPVFYATLLGFVYESGKVENTPVLVIDRDNTPLSSQLTEMLDDNKSIKIIRYLQEPLSIKDEVIRHEAAAVVIIPSRFEGDMLQKKYPELNVYVNTGNVLTANFASKALQLTIGTFSAGASIKALQKAGMPAAKAVTQYEPFKTNYITLFNTTSNYLIFMWPAMLAVVLQQVILLAMAVSFAAEFQRGSFVKEYVKMKKWAFPTMLIKVIPIWVFSILIVSIYYLMHMIFRVPMPEGISNFILLTAVFVGSVSFLGVFISILIPDALKATQILMVIASPAFIISGFTWPLNAMPAFVQFIANIIPLTPFLQAFKILLIQKGSVELTFPYLKHLSILLVVYAIIGWIALKIKLWFIFKNAAPQEIAVEGASEKEGNDFQ; this is encoded by the coding sequence ATGAAAGAATTTTTCCGTCTTTTAAAACGTGAGTTCAAGCTTTTTATCGGCAATTCTACCTTAAGAACGGTGTTCTTTTTGGCACCAGTCTTTTATGCTACCTTGCTGGGGTTTGTCTACGAAAGCGGAAAAGTTGAGAACACACCTGTATTGGTGATTGACAGAGACAACACACCATTGTCCAGTCAGTTAACTGAAATGCTGGATGATAATAAAAGTATTAAAATTATCAGATATCTGCAGGAACCTTTAAGTATAAAAGATGAGGTTATTAGGCATGAGGCGGCAGCTGTTGTTATTATCCCGTCCCGTTTTGAAGGGGATATGCTTCAGAAAAAATATCCTGAGCTGAACGTGTATGTCAATACAGGGAATGTTTTGACTGCAAACTTTGCATCAAAAGCATTACAGCTTACAATAGGTACATTCTCTGCCGGGGCTTCCATCAAGGCTTTACAGAAAGCAGGAATGCCTGCAGCCAAGGCTGTTACACAATATGAACCTTTCAAAACCAATTATATCACTCTTTTCAACACGACCAGTAACTATCTTATTTTTATGTGGCCGGCGATGTTGGCGGTGGTATTGCAGCAGGTGATCCTGTTGGCGATGGCTGTAAGTTTTGCAGCAGAATTTCAAAGGGGGTCTTTTGTAAAAGAATATGTGAAAATGAAGAAATGGGCATTTCCAACGATGTTAATCAAAGTTATTCCGATTTGGGTATTTTCCATTCTTATCGTAAGTATCTACTATCTTATGCACATGATTTTCAGAGTGCCAATGCCGGAAGGGATATCTAATTTTATTCTTCTGACCGCTGTTTTTGTAGGCTCAGTTTCTTTCCTTGGAGTATTTATCAGTATCCTGATTCCGGATGCTTTGAAAGCAACACAGATCCTTATGGTTATTGCTTCACCGGCATTTATCATCAGTGGTTTTACGTGGCCTTTAAATGCAATGCCGGCATTTGTACAGTTTATTGCCAATATTATCCCATTAACTCCGTTTTTGCAGGCATTTAAAATCCTTTTGATTCAAAAAGGATCTGTGGAATTGACTTTTCCATATCTCAAACACTTGAGCATTCTTTTAGTAGTGTATGCTATTATAGGATGGATTGCTTTAAAAATTAAGCTTTGGTTTATTTTCAAGAATGCGGCTCCACAGGAAATTGCTGTAGAGGGAGCTTCTGAAAAGGAAGGGAATGATTTTCAATAG
- a CDS encoding VOC family protein, translating to MKLGAFSISLSVKDLQKSKDFYEKLGFTTMAGATEQNYLIMKNGSTLIGLFQAMFDGNMLTFNPGWDENAQNLESFDDVREIQKRLKEGGVELEKEADEATSGPEHIYLKDPDGNMILIDQHR from the coding sequence ATGAAACTAGGAGCATTTTCAATCAGTCTAAGTGTAAAAGATCTTCAGAAATCCAAAGATTTTTATGAAAAACTGGGATTTACAACCATGGCAGGAGCTACAGAGCAAAATTATCTGATCATGAAAAACGGATCTACTTTAATAGGTCTGTTTCAGGCCATGTTTGATGGGAATATGCTTACTTTTAATCCGGGATGGGATGAGAATGCTCAAAATCTTGAATCCTTTGACGATGTCCGTGAAATTCAGAAACGTTTAAAGGAAGGTGGAGTAGAACTTGAAAAAGAAGCTGATGAAGCCACTTCAGGGCCGGAGCACATTTACCTGAAAGATCCGGATGGAAACATGATCCTGATCGATCAGCACAGATAA
- a CDS encoding response regulator transcription factor: MEKDTIHLMIVDDEALFRQGISLLIEREKDIVLVRDFSNGRELLDAFTTLEKLPDVILMDLNMPEVNGVEATKQIHIKYPQIKIIALTSYNTKAFIVNMIQSGACSFLKKNSNPSELVNAIKEVYQKGFYYNTEVMEALHQNLTEPKKKVSSIFDADHISKREKEVLELICQQYSTPEIADQLFISSRTVEGHRNNLLLKTGAKNTAGLVMYAIESKIVDTNYLKGRLD, translated from the coding sequence ATGGAAAAAGATACCATTCACCTGATGATCGTAGATGACGAAGCATTGTTTCGTCAGGGAATTTCATTGTTGATAGAGAGAGAAAAAGATATTGTACTGGTGCGTGATTTCAGTAATGGAAGAGAATTGCTGGATGCGTTTACTACTCTGGAAAAGTTACCGGATGTGATATTGATGGATCTCAATATGCCGGAAGTTAACGGAGTTGAAGCTACAAAACAAATCCATATTAAATATCCCCAGATTAAAATTATAGCCCTCACCAGCTACAATACGAAAGCTTTTATAGTCAATATGATCCAGTCTGGGGCCTGTTCTTTTTTGAAAAAAAATTCAAATCCCTCAGAATTGGTTAATGCTATTAAGGAAGTTTACCAAAAAGGATTTTATTATAATACCGAAGTAATGGAAGCTTTGCATCAGAATCTTACTGAGCCTAAAAAGAAAGTTTCCAGTATCTTTGATGCCGATCATATTTCTAAAAGAGAGAAAGAGGTATTGGAACTGATCTGCCAACAATACAGCACCCCTGAAATTGCAGACCAGCTTTTTATAAGTTCAAGAACCGTAGAAGGACACCGTAATAATCTCCTTCTGAAGACAGGAGCTAAAAATACAGCCGGTCTGGTAATGTACGCCATTGAAAGTAAAATTGTAGACACCAATTATTTAAAAGGCAGACTCGATTAA
- a CDS encoding VOC family protein, whose translation MASVNVYLTFNGNCREAFDFYKSVFGGEYPYIGTFGEMPPMEGKELPEEDKNKIMHVALPISKETVLMGSDTGGEWASNFKEGNNFSISVNAESKEEAEKLFNGLSADGQVTMPLADTFWGAYFGMFTDKFGINWMVNYDDPAKMQQHP comes from the coding sequence ATGGCATCAGTAAACGTCTATTTAACATTCAATGGGAATTGCAGAGAAGCATTCGATTTCTATAAATCAGTTTTCGGGGGAGAATATCCTTATATCGGAACTTTTGGAGAAATGCCTCCGATGGAGGGAAAAGAACTTCCTGAAGAAGATAAAAATAAAATCATGCATGTTGCCCTTCCTATTTCCAAAGAAACGGTATTAATGGGAAGTGATACAGGAGGAGAATGGGCTTCCAACTTTAAAGAAGGAAACAATTTTTCAATTTCTGTCAATGCGGAATCTAAAGAAGAGGCAGAGAAATTATTCAATGGTCTTTCTGCGGATGGACAGGTAACAATGCCATTGGCAGATACTTTCTGGGGCGCTTATTTTGGAATGTTTACCGATAAATTCGGGATCAATTGGATGGTGAATTATGATGATCCTGCCAAGATGCAGCAACATCCATAA
- a CDS encoding DUF1569 domain-containing protein, whose translation MENVFDAKDAQNYIDRINRLVEDTHGLWGKMTVDQMLAHCSITYEMVYEPEKHKKPGSIAKFILKTFVKSKVVGEKAYPRDSPTAPQFLISGRKNFEEEKKRLIGFIQKTQQLGADAFDGKESFSFGKLKAQEWNNMFAKHLNHHLAQFGV comes from the coding sequence ATGGAAAATGTATTTGACGCAAAAGACGCTCAAAACTATATTGATAGAATAAACAGACTGGTGGAAGATACTCATGGATTATGGGGGAAAATGACGGTGGATCAGATGTTGGCGCACTGTAGCATTACGTATGAAATGGTATATGAACCGGAAAAACATAAAAAACCGGGATCTATTGCAAAGTTTATTCTAAAGACTTTTGTGAAATCTAAAGTAGTAGGTGAAAAAGCCTATCCGAGAGATTCTCCTACAGCCCCTCAATTTTTAATATCAGGAAGAAAAAACTTTGAAGAAGAAAAGAAAAGATTGATTGGTTTCATCCAAAAAACACAGCAATTGGGAGCAGACGCTTTTGATGGCAAAGAATCTTTCTCTTTCGGAAAATTAAAAGCTCAGGAATGGAATAATATGTTTGCCAAACATCTGAACCATCACCTGGCTCAATTCGGAGTTTAA
- a CDS encoding sensor histidine kinase: MNENTIISTIVYTFLAFTLLAVTLVIFYYFSNKKITNNLLQKKELELRYEKDLTHAIISSQEKERLRIAQDLHDDISSKLSVVSLHIHLLDFDTLTKEEYNELKNKIINLINTTAESARQISHDLLPPILEKFGLHAAIDALCSEINMSKTVQISYANNLYFAKAEDEKNLHIFRILQELINNSIKHGESTHINIVFKGKDGKNTCIYKDNGKGFSPNEQAMKGGLGLRNIRSRVELINGTLKIESENSKGITVEFTF; the protein is encoded by the coding sequence ATGAATGAAAATACAATTATTTCAACTATAGTCTATACCTTTTTGGCTTTTACCCTGCTGGCGGTTACGCTGGTTATATTCTATTATTTTTCAAATAAAAAAATAACGAATAACCTTCTTCAAAAGAAAGAGCTTGAACTTAGGTATGAAAAAGACCTTACCCATGCTATCATAAGCTCCCAGGAAAAAGAACGGTTAAGGATTGCCCAGGATCTGCATGATGATATCAGCTCAAAACTGAGTGTCGTTTCTTTACATATCCATCTGTTAGATTTTGATACCCTAACAAAAGAGGAATATAACGAACTGAAAAATAAAATCATCAATCTGATCAATACCACCGCCGAAAGTGCCAGGCAGATTTCTCATGACCTGCTTCCGCCGATTCTCGAAAAATTTGGATTGCATGCAGCCATAGATGCATTGTGCTCAGAAATCAACATGTCTAAAACAGTGCAGATCTCTTACGCCAACAACCTGTATTTTGCTAAAGCTGAAGATGAAAAAAATTTACATATCTTTAGGATACTTCAGGAATTGATCAATAACTCTATAAAACACGGGGAAAGTACTCATATTAATATAGTATTTAAAGGAAAGGATGGAAAAAATACATGTATTTATAAAGATAATGGTAAAGGATTTAGTCCCAATGAACAGGCAATGAAGGGAGGATTGGGATTACGGAATATTAGAAGCAGGGTAGAACTTATCAATGGTACATTGAAAATAGAAAGTGAAAACAGCAAAGGAATTACCGTAGAATTTACATTTTAA